The following are encoded together in the Salvia hispanica cultivar TCC Black 2014 chromosome 6, UniMelb_Shisp_WGS_1.0, whole genome shotgun sequence genome:
- the LOC125192118 gene encoding Werner Syndrome-like exonuclease — protein sequence MAVTITANTMRVNTHQTYNVRFFEEEIYTTVTANSTVVTNWIDDIKYLYHLPDVIVGLDVEWRPSYSSQQNPAATLQLCVRDRCLVYQILHSDCIPDSLATFLSDEYCYIEFVGVGIKQDLEKLQREYGIGGGARYVDLRGLAAEAYGNRRQGLERASLKTLASVVMGKEAEKPDAVRMSRWDQPRLTAEQVKYACVDAYLSFEIGRLLGLGHFDHFGYY from the coding sequence ATGGCGGTCACCATCACAGCGAACACCATGCGCGTTAACACACACCAAACCTACAACGTCCGATTCTTCGAGGAGGAGATCTACACGACGGTCACCGCCAATTCCACGGTGGTCACCAACTGGATCGACGACATCAAGTACCTGTACCACCTCCCCGACGTGATCGTCGGGCTGGACGTGGAGTGGCGCCCAAGCTACTCCTCTCAGCAGAACCCCGCCGCCACGCTGCAGCTCTGCGTCCGCGATCGGTGCCTGGTGTACCAGATTCTGCACTCCGATTGCATCCCCGATTCGCTGGCGACGTTTCTGTCGGACGAGTACTGCTACATCGAATTCGTCGGCGTAGGAATCAAGCAGGATCTGGAGAAGCTGCAGAGAGAGTACGGGATCGGCGGCGGCGCGCGGTATGTGGATCTGCGGGGGCTGGCGGCGGAGGCGTACGGGAACAGGAGGCAGGGGCTGGAGAGAGCGAGCTTGAAGACGTTGGCGAGTGTTGTGATGGGGAAGGAGGCGGAGAAGCCGGATGCGGTGAGGATGAGCCGGTGGGACCAGCCGCGGCTCACGGCGGAGCAGGTCAAGTATGCGTGTGTGGATGCGTATTTGTCGTTTGAGATTGGGAGGCTTCTCGGTCTTGGTCACTTTGACCACTTTGGTTACTATTAA
- the LOC125191616 gene encoding phosphatidylinositol 4-kinase gamma 8-like: MAVAVDHGHGFKPFTRTPRCRLQSFTQLDYKMLDFNNDRSLDLSNIHKSFSTPCLSNSSSARDDLHDANSKIEIIIGHAAPRVRAMVVEVAIAMASGVKPEPTSSGLGGAYFLRAQNGDTIAVAKPIDEEPLAFNNPKGLGGRLLGQPGMKSSIRIGETGLRESAAYVLDHDGFAGVPPTALVKFSHVKFNINNPASDSTPIHKIASLQRYVKHDSDAGDLGPSSFSVTRVHHIGILDVRLMNLDRHAGNILVRNGQARPSELIPIDHGFCLPEALDDPYFEWLHWPQASIPFSEAELDYITRLDPYKDAETLRSEVPSIGESSIRVLVLCTIFLKQAAAYGLCLAEIGEMMTRGFNGRDENWSTLENLCINAKARLNKPLIDDRVISTLKCDDHKQPEQEQVEEKDGDKMFRFDDKLKGFLDQASNIPETSTKDNHPSMVVKFANPPEMPLSNTLLDNCGKNNVDSSPSTTGGNLMRSVSCSVPNYNRDGQCICIGEMEDEEWQTFLGIFQKLLPKAFEERKSMDLPKHRVGLSCQF; the protein is encoded by the coding sequence ATGGCTGTAGCCGTTGATCATGGTCATGGATTCAAGCCATTTACAAGAACACCAAGATGCAGACTCCAGTCTTTCACTCAACTTGACTACAAGATGCTCGACTTCAATAACGACCGATCCTTGGACTTGTCCAATATTCACAAGAGCTTCTCCACTCCGTGCCTATCTAATTCTTCGTCAGCTAGAGATGACCTGCATGACGCCAATTCAAAGATCGAGATCATCATAGGCCATGCTGCACCAAGGGTACGGGCTATGGTTGTGGAAGTTGCCATAGCCATGGCCTCTGGTGTCAAACCTGAGCCAACATCGAGTGGGCTTGGAGGCGCATACTTCCTACGCGCTCAAAATGGCGACACCATAGCTGTTGCAAAACCTATAGATGAGGAGCCTCTTGCATTCAACAACCCAAAAGGCTTGGGTGGCCGCTTGCTAGGCCAGCCTGGCATGAAAAGCTCCATTAGGATAGGTGAAACCGGCTTGCGTGAGTCAGCTGCTTATGTCCTTGACCACGACGGCTTTGCAGGTGTCCCACCAACAGCATTAGTAAAATTTTCCCATGTCAAGTTCAATATAAACAACCCTGCTTCAGACTCAACCCCAATTCACAAGATTGCATCCCTCCAACGTTATGTAAAGCACGATTCAGACGCAGGGGATTTGGGGCCTTCAAGCTTCTCGGTCACACGTGTGCACCACATAGGTATACTGGATGTGAGGCTCATGAATCTTGACAGGCACGCAGGGAACATCCTTGTAAGGAATGGACAAGCGAGGCCATCAGAGCTGATCCCCATAGATCATGGCTTCTGCTTACCCGAAGCACTTGATGATCCATATTTTGAGTGGCTGCACTGGCCACAAGCCTCCATACCTTTCTCCGAGGCTGAACTTGACTACATAACTAGGCTTGATCCCTACAAAGATGCTGAGACACTGAGAAGTGAGGTTCCTTCAATTGGGGAGTCATCCATTCGTGTTCTTGTGCTTTGCACCATTTTTTTGAAGCAAGCAGCTGCATACGGGCTGTGTCTTGCTGAAATAGGTGAGATGATGACCAGAGGCTTCAACGGAAGAGACGAAAATTGGAGCACACTAGAGAACCTATGCATAAATGCTAAGGCAAGATTGAACAAACCACTAATTGATGATAGAGTTATTTCCACACTCAAATGTGATGATCACAAGCAGCCTGAACAAGAACAAGTTGAAGAAAAAGATGGTGATAAAATGTTCCGTTTTGatgacaagctcaagggtttCCTCGACCAAGCATCAAACATCCCTGAAACTTCCACAAAAGATAATCATCCATCAATGGTGGTAAAGTTTGCTAATCCGCCAGAGATGCCTCTAAGTAACACACTCTTGGACAACTGTGGCAAGAACAACGTTGATAGTAGTCCATCAACAACAGGAGGTAACTTGATGAGGAGTGTGAGTTGCTCGGTGCCAAACTACAACCGTGATGGACAATGCATCTGTATAGGAGAAATGGAGGATGAAGAGTGGCAGACGTTCTTGGGGATCTTTCAGAAGCTTTTGCCCAAGGCTTTCGAGGAGAGGAAGTCAATGGACCTGCCCAAGCACAGGGTGGGATTGTCATGTCAGTTTTGA